One part of the Mycolicibacterium aromaticivorans JS19b1 = JCM 16368 genome encodes these proteins:
- a CDS encoding STAS/SEC14 domain-containing protein — MIEVLSGMPEGVTGIRVSGRVSGDDLTAFKPAMDDLMKVGGDIRIVEVIDSDYQGFGPGGLVEDLKLGLGTLFTRHGDFKRVAVVSDKEWVVHTIHAVGWLMPGDVAVFGLGELEQAKQWAAG, encoded by the coding sequence ATGATCGAAGTCCTTTCCGGCATGCCCGAGGGTGTGACGGGCATTCGGGTGTCGGGCCGGGTGAGCGGCGACGACCTCACGGCGTTCAAGCCGGCCATGGACGACCTGATGAAGGTGGGTGGCGACATCCGGATCGTCGAAGTCATCGACTCCGACTACCAGGGGTTCGGCCCCGGCGGTCTGGTGGAGGATCTCAAGCTCGGCCTGGGCACGCTGTTCACCCGTCACGGCGATTTCAAACGGGTCGCGGTGGTCAGCGACAAGGAGTGGGTGGTCCACACCATTCACGCGGTGGGCTGGCTGATGCCCGGTGACGTCGCGGTGTTCGGCCTCGGCGAGCTCGAGCAGGCCAAGCAGTGGGCGGCCGGCTAG
- a CDS encoding NCS1 family nucleobase:cation symporter-1 — MTDIDTPQSVKDLPPGAVVGAGDIVEAAGHPVGGGLIKPGYDPRLTNEDLAPLRTQHWSSYNIFAFWMSDVHSVGGYVTAGSLFALGLASWQVLIALLIGIVIVNIFCNLVAKPSQATGVPYPVICRSVFGVLGANIPAIIRGLIAVAWYGIQTYLASAALDVVLLKLFPGLAPYADVNQHGFLGLPFLGWGSFLLLWVLQACVFWRGMESIRKFIDFCGPAVYVVMFMLCGYLIYKAGWGAIDLNLGDVKYTGLDAVPVMLGAIALVVSYFSGPMLNFGDFARYGKSFAAVKRGNFLGLPVNFLVFSILVVVTASLTVPVFGELITDPVATVAKIDSTFAIVLGALTFTIATIGINIVANFISPAFDFSNVSPQRISWRAGGMIAAVGSVLITPWNLYNNPEVIHYTLETLGAFIGPLFGVLIGHYYLIHKQRVNVDALFTLAEDGTYWYKKGYNPAAVIATAVSALVAVVPVLAVGVPGMHTAAQYSWFIGCGLGLAIYYVLATRTKLAVAPLP; from the coding sequence ATGACCGACATCGACACACCGCAGAGCGTGAAAGACCTGCCGCCCGGCGCCGTTGTCGGCGCCGGCGACATCGTGGAAGCAGCCGGTCACCCGGTTGGCGGCGGATTGATCAAGCCGGGCTACGACCCGCGTCTGACCAACGAGGATTTGGCCCCGCTGCGCACGCAGCACTGGAGTTCTTACAACATCTTCGCCTTTTGGATGTCCGATGTACACAGCGTCGGGGGTTACGTCACGGCGGGCAGCCTGTTCGCCCTCGGCCTCGCCAGTTGGCAGGTCCTGATCGCACTGCTCATCGGCATCGTGATCGTCAACATCTTCTGCAACCTGGTGGCCAAGCCCAGCCAGGCCACCGGCGTGCCGTATCCGGTGATCTGCCGCAGCGTCTTCGGCGTGCTCGGTGCGAACATCCCCGCCATCATTCGCGGTCTGATCGCAGTGGCCTGGTACGGGATTCAGACCTACCTTGCCTCGGCCGCACTGGATGTCGTACTGCTCAAACTTTTTCCCGGACTTGCGCCGTACGCCGACGTCAACCAGCACGGATTTCTCGGGCTACCGTTCCTCGGCTGGGGAAGTTTCCTGCTGCTCTGGGTCCTGCAGGCCTGCGTCTTCTGGCGTGGGATGGAATCCATCCGCAAGTTCATCGACTTCTGCGGTCCCGCGGTGTACGTGGTGATGTTCATGCTGTGCGGCTATCTGATCTACAAAGCCGGTTGGGGCGCAATCGATCTCAACCTGGGTGACGTGAAGTACACGGGTCTGGACGCCGTGCCGGTCATGCTCGGCGCCATCGCCCTGGTGGTGTCTTACTTCTCGGGCCCGATGCTGAACTTCGGAGACTTCGCCCGCTATGGCAAGTCGTTCGCGGCCGTCAAGCGGGGCAACTTTCTCGGACTGCCGGTGAACTTCCTGGTCTTCTCCATCCTGGTGGTGGTCACCGCCTCGCTCACGGTGCCGGTCTTCGGGGAGCTGATCACCGATCCTGTCGCGACCGTGGCCAAGATCGACTCCACCTTCGCAATCGTGCTGGGAGCGTTGACCTTCACCATCGCCACCATCGGTATCAACATCGTCGCAAACTTCATCTCGCCGGCTTTTGACTTCTCCAACGTCAGCCCGCAGCGGATCAGCTGGCGTGCGGGCGGAATGATCGCCGCCGTCGGCTCGGTGCTCATCACGCCGTGGAACCTCTACAACAATCCCGAAGTCATCCACTACACATTGGAGACGCTCGGTGCGTTCATCGGCCCGCTGTTCGGCGTGTTGATCGGCCACTACTACCTGATCCACAAGCAGAGGGTGAACGTCGATGCTCTGTTCACCCTCGCCGAGGACGGAACCTATTGGTACAAGAAGGGTTACAACCCAGCGGCGGTGATAGCCACGGCTGTCTCGGCTCTGGTCGCGGTGGTCCCGGTGCTGGCTGTCGGAGTGCCGGGCATGCATACCGCCGCGCAGTACAGCTGGTTCATCGGGTGCGGGTTGGGGCTGGCCATCTACTACGTGCTCGCGACGCGCACCAAACTCGCGGTCGCCCCGCTTCCGTGA
- a CDS encoding TerC family protein, protein MNVTPLEWFITIGVTVAVLLFDVIFIARRPHEPTMRECGIYLSFYIGLAIAFGLWVWNFHGGQFGLEFYAGWLTEYSLSVDNLFIFIIIMASFKVPKIYQQEALLIGIVLALIFRGIFIALGAVAIQQFSWIFYIFGAFLVYTAIRLARDTQHDDDAENTVVRLARKYVPTTDRWDGLKLYLKEGGKRLMTPMFLVIVALGTTDLLFALDSIPAIYGLTREPYIVFTANLFALMGLRQLYFLLGDLLNRLVYLSQGLAFILFFIGVKLVLHALHENELPFINGGAGLHVPQIPTLLSLAVIILTLFLTMVASLIKTRVVDKRRKSSAAPR, encoded by the coding sequence ATGAATGTGACACCGCTCGAATGGTTCATCACCATCGGCGTGACGGTCGCGGTGCTGCTGTTCGACGTGATCTTCATCGCGCGGCGCCCGCACGAACCGACGATGCGTGAGTGCGGCATCTATCTGTCGTTCTACATCGGCCTGGCCATCGCGTTCGGCCTGTGGGTGTGGAATTTCCACGGTGGCCAGTTCGGCCTGGAGTTCTACGCGGGCTGGCTCACCGAGTACAGCCTGTCGGTGGACAACCTGTTCATCTTCATCATCATCATGGCCAGCTTCAAGGTGCCCAAGATCTATCAGCAAGAGGCGCTTCTGATCGGCATCGTGCTGGCGCTGATCTTCCGCGGCATCTTCATCGCGCTGGGTGCGGTTGCCATTCAACAGTTTTCGTGGATTTTCTACATTTTCGGCGCGTTCCTGGTGTACACCGCGATCCGGCTGGCTCGTGACACCCAGCACGACGACGATGCCGAGAACACCGTGGTGCGCCTGGCCCGCAAATACGTGCCGACCACCGACAGATGGGACGGCTTGAAGCTCTATCTCAAAGAGGGCGGCAAGCGTCTGATGACCCCGATGTTTCTGGTCATCGTCGCGTTGGGGACCACCGATCTGCTGTTCGCGCTGGACTCGATTCCGGCGATCTACGGCCTGACCCGCGAGCCCTACATCGTCTTCACCGCGAACCTGTTCGCGCTGATGGGATTGCGCCAGCTGTACTTCCTGCTGGGTGATCTGCTCAACCGCCTGGTCTATCTGTCGCAGGGCCTGGCCTTCATCCTGTTCTTCATCGGGGTCAAGCTCGTCCTGCATGCGCTGCACGAGAACGAGTTGCCGTTCATCAACGGGGGTGCCGGCTTACACGTCCCGCAGATCCCGACGCTGCTGAGCCTGGCGGTCATCATCCTGACGCTGTTCCTGACCATGGTCGCCAGCCTGATCAAGACCCGGGTGGTCGACAAACGCCGGAAAAGCTCGGCCGCACCGCGCTGA
- a CDS encoding GntR family transcriptional regulator has translation MLRRRSALLDRLVVDHPGSPQQAILDELRRVILDGAVAPGTPIPLAEVADLFGVSQIPVRESLKTLIGEGLVAHRSNSGYTVAQLTVQELREMYIVRETLEAAALVSAVANATDADRAAIVAANDALQRAVDDDDPLTYHRQSRQFHLSLSRPSRMFRLLHMLESAWNMTEPVQSMVHVAPSARAALHGDHREMVLAFLACDSEQLLTVAGLHAQRLNSVIAALPTDTGLFLPADISSAQ, from the coding sequence ATGCTGCGACGACGGTCGGCACTCCTCGATCGGCTGGTGGTCGACCACCCGGGCAGCCCGCAACAGGCCATTCTCGACGAATTGAGGCGCGTCATCCTTGACGGCGCCGTCGCGCCCGGGACACCGATCCCGCTGGCCGAGGTGGCGGATCTGTTCGGGGTGAGCCAGATCCCGGTACGGGAGTCGCTCAAGACGCTGATCGGAGAGGGGTTGGTCGCGCACCGGTCCAACTCCGGGTACACCGTCGCACAGCTCACGGTTCAGGAACTGCGCGAAATGTACATCGTGCGTGAGACTTTGGAGGCAGCGGCGTTGGTGTCCGCCGTCGCCAACGCCACCGACGCCGACCGGGCGGCGATCGTCGCGGCGAACGACGCCCTGCAGCGGGCCGTCGATGACGACGATCCGTTGACCTATCACCGGCAAAGCCGGCAGTTCCATCTCTCGTTGAGCCGGCCGTCGCGCATGTTCCGTCTGCTGCACATGCTCGAATCGGCATGGAACATGACCGAACCCGTGCAGTCCATGGTGCATGTCGCGCCGTCGGCCCGGGCTGCCCTGCATGGCGACCACCGTGAGATGGTGCTCGCGTTCCTGGCCTGCGACTCCGAACAGCTGCTCACTGTTGCCGGGCTGCACGCCCAACGCCTGAATTCCGTGATTGCAGCGTTGCCGACGGACACCGGGCTGTTCCTGCCGGCGGATATATCTTCGGCGCAATAG